In the Verrucomicrobiia bacterium genome, one interval contains:
- a CDS encoding ABC transporter ATP-binding protein, with product MSMNSILTVKDLRKSYNGTEVVKGISFEVKKGEIFGILGPNGAGKTTTLEMIEALRPIDGGEVLLDGINVAEQPQRIKEIIGIQLQSASFYDKVNLKEQLKMFASFYGIKIDPLALLEEVELVEKADSYVERLSGGQKQRFSIATALINTPKVLFLDEPTTGLDPQSRRHLWELIQKIQKKDITVILTSHYMEEAQVLCDRLAIMDDGQIIALDSPKNLIKALLGRGFKKEIEVQQADLEDVFIDLTGKALRE from the coding sequence ATCCTAACAGTTAAGGATCTCCGGAAGTCGTACAACGGCACCGAAGTTGTGAAGGGTATTTCTTTTGAGGTAAAAAAGGGTGAAATATTTGGTATTTTAGGGCCAAATGGGGCAGGAAAGACCACCACACTCGAGATGATAGAGGCACTGCGGCCAATTGATGGCGGCGAAGTGTTGCTTGATGGCATTAATGTGGCCGAGCAGCCGCAAAGAATTAAAGAAATTATTGGCATTCAGCTGCAAAGTGCCTCATTCTACGACAAAGTCAACCTGAAAGAGCAGCTCAAAATGTTCGCCAGCTTTTACGGCATTAAAATTGATCCGCTAGCGCTGCTTGAGGAAGTAGAGCTGGTCGAAAAGGCCGACAGCTACGTCGAACGATTGTCGGGTGGTCAAAAACAACGCTTTAGTATTGCGACTGCCTTGATTAACACGCCAAAAGTGTTATTTCTTGATGAGCCCACCACCGGGCTCGACCCGCAATCACGCCGGCATCTGTGGGAATTAATTCAAAAAATCCAGAAAAAAGATATCACCGTTATTCTTACCTCTCACTACATGGAAGAAGCCCAAGTTTTATGTGACAGGTTAGCGATTATGGACGACGGGCAGATAATAGCCCTCGATAGTCCGAAGAACCTCATCAAAGCTCTGTTAGGCCGCGGATTTAAGAAAGAAATTGAAGTCCAGCAAGCCGATCTTGAGGACGTCTTCATTGACCTAACAGGGAAGGCATTAAGGGAATAA
- a CDS encoding ABC transporter permease yields MKRYFLGTWAFALTQIRRFFRDPVALFFTFLFPLLFLFVFGSLFKNSGDVSFTVALINKSETPFSKQFVSELKKNKGLEIDQKVTSIDQGRELMGRGQLDSIVELPENFGTPGQNKLPSGKLIVYYEASSAQTGQTVGALMQGVLDGINRQLTGAVEPFVVEQKSTQTADLSQFDYTFSGLLGFSLLSLGIFGLANGLPSDKKAGMLRRLRATPLRASQLVLGTMINYVLIGVLSIILMFLVGALLFDFTMRGDYLSFSIFMLLGMVTMLGFGLAIGGWAKNEIQAAPLSNLVAFPMMFLSGSFFPRFLMPEWLQAVTQYLPLTPIIDGIRYITTEGKHLFQLGPELLIIAVWAVVIYAISFKVFRWE; encoded by the coding sequence ATGAAACGATATTTCTTAGGAACTTGGGCATTTGCGCTTACACAAATTAGGCGTTTCTTCCGCGACCCGGTAGCGCTGTTCTTCACTTTTCTCTTTCCGCTGTTATTCTTATTTGTTTTTGGGTCGCTGTTTAAAAATAGCGGCGACGTCAGTTTTACTGTTGCGCTTATCAACAAATCTGAAACACCATTTTCAAAGCAATTTGTCAGCGAGCTTAAGAAGAACAAGGGTCTCGAAATTGACCAAAAAGTAACTTCTATTGATCAGGGCCGCGAGCTTATGGGACGTGGCCAACTTGATAGTATTGTTGAGCTGCCGGAGAATTTTGGTACTCCCGGGCAGAATAAATTGCCTTCGGGCAAACTAATCGTTTACTACGAGGCTTCAAGCGCACAAACCGGTCAAACGGTCGGCGCTTTAATGCAAGGCGTACTCGACGGCATCAACCGCCAGTTAACAGGGGCAGTGGAGCCATTTGTCGTTGAGCAAAAATCTACGCAAACGGCCGATTTATCGCAGTTCGACTACACTTTTTCGGGATTACTTGGTTTCTCACTGCTCAGTTTAGGCATCTTTGGCCTGGCTAACGGCCTGCCTTCAGATAAAAAAGCCGGTATGTTGCGCCGATTACGTGCCACACCTCTCCGGGCCAGTCAGCTGGTGCTTGGTACGATGATAAATTACGTTCTGATCGGCGTGCTGTCGATAATTTTGATGTTCTTAGTCGGAGCGCTATTATTCGATTTCACCATGCGTGGCGACTATCTGTCGTTCTCGATATTCATGCTGCTGGGTATGGTAACAATGCTTGGATTTGGGTTGGCGATTGGCGGTTGGGCAAAGAATGAGATTCAAGCCGCGCCACTTTCAAACTTAGTAGCTTTCCCGATGATGTTCCTGAGTGGTTCGTTTTTCCCGCGATTCTTGATGCCTGAGTGGCTGCAGGCGGTTACGCAATATTTGCCTCTGACTCCAATTATCGACGGTATTCGCTATATTACTACCGAAGGCAAGCATTTGTTCCAGCTGGGGCCAGAGCTGCTCATAATCGCGGTGTGGGCAGTGGTTATTTACGCAATTTCGTTCAAAGTTTTCCGTTGGGAATAA
- a CDS encoding PIG-L family deacetylase, with protein MKQLLFGVFAHPDDEAFGPSATLMKWASQGTDVHLLCLTDGQAGMNPDNVPDLGKTRATEWHTAGKAMGAASLHRFGYQDGSLNNNLYHEIADKINATITQVAAEYNEPLTINFMCFDENGLTGHLDHIAATRIASYVFYRLKAEPLPNVTMDSIYYYCLSKARQPEVSTGYVFMNEGRDTNDVTHIEDVRDWVEKKFEIMRLHHSQRSDAQDAMKLGPAMHEEDYFYVRS; from the coding sequence ATGAAACAACTCCTCTTTGGCGTTTTTGCGCACCCAGATGATGAAGCCTTTGGCCCTTCGGCAACCCTAATGAAGTGGGCGAGCCAGGGCACGGATGTGCATTTACTCTGCTTAACAGATGGTCAGGCCGGCATGAACCCAGATAACGTGCCGGATCTCGGCAAAACCCGAGCCACAGAATGGCACACAGCCGGCAAAGCTATGGGCGCTGCGAGTTTGCACCGTTTTGGGTATCAGGATGGCAGCTTAAATAACAACCTCTACCACGAGATTGCCGATAAAATCAACGCCACGATCACTCAGGTTGCGGCTGAATACAACGAACCGCTTACTATCAATTTTATGTGTTTCGATGAAAATGGCCTTACCGGACACCTTGATCATATCGCCGCAACACGCATCGCCAGCTATGTTTTCTATCGCCTAAAAGCCGAACCGCTACCGAACGTCACAATGGATAGCATCTATTACTACTGTCTATCAAAAGCGCGACAACCCGAAGTATCGACTGGCTATGTATTTATGAATGAAGGGCGAGATACCAACGACGTAACGCATATTGAAGATGTTAGAGACTGGGTAGAAAAGAAATTTGAGATTATGCGACTCCATCACTCCCAGCGAAGCGATGCCCAAGATGCCATGAAGCTTGGCCCAGCAATGCACGAAGAAGATTACTTTTACGTTCGCTCGTAA
- the treF gene encoding alpha,alpha-trehalase TreF, with amino-acid sequence MFPFNFKKKPLKKTLEEKLQPHLTKVSSGFTRPDAPPDELLGELFQDVQLRRVHADGKTFVDLVPSARLRKILKIYKVQRLRPDFDLKQFVQRYFQQYIDQAEAEFEANPANTPEQHINELWTVLRRTTYKNRGSLMALPYPYIVPGGRFSEQFYWDTYFIMLGLATAGRYDEIEGMLKNYAFLIRKVGYIPTASRTYLLSRSQPPFFAAMVRLLAEEKGKSVMVRYLPYLLKEYNFWMKGAKELSEQDPALNRVVRMPDGAILNRYYDKKRTPRPESYKEDVETAHRAHDRSASRVYLDLRAGAESGWDYSSRWFRDGKTLETIHTTEIIPVDLNCLLYDLEKTIADTYSYLRQSILAKRFLQRAERRAEAIRKYCWSEKHGFYFDYDFVASQQTSAITLAGVFPLYVGIAQSDEAEKVQQAIKKQLLRLGGVVTTPVNSGQQWDAPNGWAPLQWTTIIGLRRYGHHKLADEIKKRWITTNVATYELNTKLVEKYDVEDPTNLASGGEYELQDGFGWTNGVLLALLNDRDR; translated from the coding sequence ATGTTTCCGTTTAATTTTAAGAAGAAACCCCTCAAGAAAACACTCGAAGAAAAACTCCAGCCCCACCTCACCAAAGTGAGCAGTGGTTTTACGCGCCCCGATGCACCGCCAGACGAATTACTTGGCGAATTGTTTCAAGATGTTCAGCTGCGCCGGGTGCACGCGGACGGCAAAACTTTTGTAGACCTAGTGCCAAGCGCGCGGCTGCGTAAGATCCTTAAAATTTATAAAGTGCAACGCCTACGGCCAGATTTTGATCTTAAACAATTCGTTCAGCGCTATTTCCAGCAGTATATCGACCAAGCAGAAGCCGAATTTGAAGCCAATCCAGCCAACACACCCGAGCAGCACATCAATGAGCTTTGGACCGTACTCCGCCGCACCACCTACAAAAACCGCGGTTCATTAATGGCTTTGCCCTACCCATATATCGTGCCTGGTGGGCGGTTTAGCGAACAGTTTTACTGGGACACCTACTTTATTATGCTGGGCCTGGCTACGGCTGGTCGTTACGACGAAATCGAGGGAATGCTTAAAAATTATGCCTTCCTCATCCGCAAAGTTGGCTATATTCCTACCGCTAGTCGAACCTATCTGTTGAGCCGTTCTCAGCCGCCGTTTTTTGCGGCCATGGTACGACTTCTGGCTGAAGAAAAAGGCAAGTCGGTGATGGTGCGCTATTTACCGTATCTGCTTAAGGAATATAACTTTTGGATGAAGGGCGCCAAGGAGCTTTCTGAACAAGATCCGGCTTTAAACCGGGTGGTCCGCATGCCAGATGGCGCCATACTGAACCGATATTACGACAAAAAACGCACTCCTCGGCCTGAATCTTATAAAGAAGATGTCGAAACAGCCCATCGGGCACACGACCGCAGTGCGAGTCGGGTGTATCTGGATTTGCGTGCCGGGGCTGAATCGGGTTGGGATTATTCAAGCCGCTGGTTCCGTGATGGAAAAACCCTTGAAACTATTCATACCACCGAAATCATCCCGGTTGACCTTAACTGTTTACTGTACGATCTCGAAAAAACTATCGCCGATACTTACAGCTATTTGCGCCAAAGTATCCTGGCGAAGCGCTTTTTGCAGCGGGCCGAACGCCGGGCAGAAGCGATCCGGAAGTACTGCTGGTCGGAGAAGCACGGCTTTTACTTCGATTATGACTTTGTTGCCAGCCAGCAAACCAGCGCTATCACGCTAGCGGGGGTATTTCCGTTGTATGTGGGTATTGCGCAAAGCGACGAAGCCGAGAAAGTCCAGCAAGCCATCAAAAAACAGCTGCTTCGGCTTGGCGGCGTGGTTACTACCCCTGTAAATAGCGGCCAGCAGTGGGATGCACCTAATGGCTGGGCACCACTGCAATGGACGACCATTATTGGGCTTCGCCGTTACGGGCACCATAAACTTGCCGACGAAATTAAAAAACGTTGGATCACCACCAACGTTGCAACTTACGAGTTAAACACCAAACTGGTTGAAAAATACGACGTCGAAGATCCCACTAATCTCGCCAGTGGCGGTGAATACGAGCTGCAGGATGGCTTTGGCTGGACCAATGGCGTTTTGCTGGCGCTGTTGAACGACCGCGACCGATAG
- a CDS encoding septum formation initiator family protein, with protein sequence MIKQLQKFVNLQNAILLAAILLTLSWVWGTMQALQRNFILQQEVTIKQQEVELLDLETQTLAFQQRYLQSNEYLELAAREHLNKAKPGEKVILLPDHNVKDTQAKQQKPPAHLPQSNFQQWVNFFFSEKTRQS encoded by the coding sequence ATGATAAAACAGTTGCAAAAATTTGTGAACCTGCAAAACGCAATCTTGCTTGCGGCTATTCTTTTGACACTCAGTTGGGTGTGGGGGACAATGCAGGCATTGCAGCGAAACTTTATATTGCAGCAAGAAGTAACCATCAAACAACAAGAAGTTGAACTGCTTGATCTCGAAACCCAAACACTCGCTTTTCAACAGCGTTACCTTCAGAGTAATGAATATCTCGAGCTCGCGGCTCGTGAGCATTTAAATAAAGCAAAGCCTGGAGAAAAAGTAATTTTACTTCCCGACCATAACGTAAAAGATACCCAAGCCAAGCAGCAAAAACCACCAGCTCATCTGCCGCAGAGTAATTTTCAGCAGTGGGTAAACTTCTTTTTTAGTGAGAAAACGCGCCAGTCATAA
- a CDS encoding NAD(P)/FAD-dependent oxidoreductase: MAKHSFDYDLIVIGSGAGGSVAAMLAARKGKRVAIIEADALGGDAPNFGDVPMNALLHAARIYGEAKAGQQFGIRSNTIGYNYPSVKAWKDLAVSRAGAGGSQRFYEAEGITVFEGTAHFISPHEITVNRRHISAAYFIIATGTHWMTPQIVGLDKLLHLTPRTAMELIRPPKSIFIIGGGATGVEFAHLFSTFGSKVYIADVAPRLLLKEDDEVSELIERVFDTQKGVTTLTSTRVVKVARDGIMKRVTYLRGDAEHSVKVDEILIAAGKDPNVDIGLENAGVAYTPKGVEVNEYLQTSVKHIYAAGDVLGTHMFTHVALLESRVAAHNLLHRDKVTPNYKAVPRVTHTVPEIASVGLSEDDCIKRDLAINKATVPINIIGRANTTNTRDGFVKIITDKKGVILGATIAAPSAGELIHELTLAIQHGLTAQDVALTMHAFPTWSEAIRVACSKL, encoded by the coding sequence ATGGCAAAGCACTCATTCGACTACGACCTTATAGTTATCGGCAGCGGCGCTGGCGGTAGTGTAGCGGCTATGCTTGCAGCGCGTAAAGGCAAGCGAGTGGCAATTATTGAAGCCGATGCACTGGGCGGCGATGCGCCTAATTTTGGCGATGTCCCAATGAATGCCCTGCTCCACGCCGCCCGCATTTATGGTGAAGCCAAGGCTGGCCAACAGTTCGGCATTCGTTCAAACACCATAGGCTACAACTACCCTTCTGTTAAAGCTTGGAAAGACCTGGCGGTGTCTCGCGCGGGTGCTGGGGGCAGCCAGCGGTTCTATGAGGCTGAAGGTATTACGGTGTTCGAGGGCACGGCGCATTTTATTAGCCCCCACGAAATCACGGTCAACCGGCGACATATTTCGGCAGCATATTTTATCATTGCCACCGGCACCCACTGGATGACGCCACAAATTGTCGGCCTAGATAAGCTACTCCACCTGACACCGCGAACCGCTATGGAGCTTATCCGACCGCCAAAGTCTATCTTTATTATTGGCGGCGGTGCGACAGGGGTAGAATTTGCACATTTGTTTAGCACTTTCGGCAGTAAGGTGTACATCGCCGATGTCGCCCCGCGATTATTACTAAAGGAAGACGATGAAGTCAGCGAGCTTATCGAACGCGTGTTTGACACTCAAAAAGGCGTCACTACTCTTACGAGCACCCGAGTGGTAAAAGTCGCTCGCGATGGCATTATGAAACGCGTCACTTACCTGCGCGGCGACGCTGAACATTCGGTAAAAGTCGACGAAATTTTGATCGCGGCCGGCAAAGACCCTAACGTTGATATTGGCCTTGAAAACGCCGGCGTCGCCTACACACCAAAAGGCGTCGAGGTGAACGAGTATCTACAAACAAGCGTGAAGCATATTTATGCCGCCGGTGACGTGCTGGGAACACATATGTTTACCCATGTGGCACTGCTAGAAAGCCGGGTGGCGGCGCATAACCTTCTCCACCGCGACAAAGTGACGCCAAACTACAAGGCGGTGCCACGCGTCACACACACCGTGCCCGAAATTGCCTCTGTAGGCCTTAGCGAAGATGATTGCATCAAGCGCGATCTCGCAATCAACAAAGCAACCGTACCGATTAATATCATCGGCCGAGCTAACACCACCAACACTCGCGATGGCTTTGTAAAAATCATTACCGACAAAAAAGGAGTTATATTGGGCGCAACTATCGCCGCACCTTCTGCTGGCGAACTCATTCACGAACTCACCCTAGCGATTCAACACGGCCTCACCGCCCAAGACGTCGCCCTGACCATGCACGCTTTCCCTACTTGGAGCGAGGCGATTCGGGTGGCTTGTAGTAAGCTATAA
- a CDS encoding ATP cone domain-containing protein, which yields MNGVYVLKRHRQHSEPFDPVKLHQSVMAACLSVRSLEGEAHLTAEQVCSKVIDWLATKTEVTSADIRRVAAKNLHIYHPEAAYLYEHHRTII from the coding sequence ATGAATGGCGTCTACGTGTTAAAACGACACCGCCAGCACAGCGAACCGTTCGACCCGGTAAAGCTGCACCAAAGCGTGATGGCAGCCTGTTTATCGGTACGAAGCCTCGAAGGCGAAGCCCACTTAACTGCCGAACAAGTCTGCAGTAAGGTAATTGACTGGCTAGCCACCAAAACAGAAGTTACCTCAGCAGACATCCGGCGCGTGGCAGCCAAAAATTTACACATTTATCACCCTGAAGCGGCCTACTTATATGAACACCATCGAACCATAATTTAA
- a CDS encoding Ig-like domain-containing protein: protein MTTNALPNTLVGGAYSQNLAATGGTTPHTWSVVSGSLPPGLTLNPATGEITGIPTAGGSYSFTVQAQDNYAYIDTQALSIQVVSVLTTPVMDPASDTGASNADNITRDNTPTFTGSCTNGETITLHVDGVPITPTQVCTGGAYAITPSSAIADGNHTVSAHSSAGFASPGSVSFTVDTVPPAAPVITGPSRTTSTTPDITGTGEPDTTVVLTDENGKEVCTTVVDSSGNWKCRITEPLLHGVHALRATLTDRAGNISPQSAGFTITVSSAALADTGQNIGIVAVSALGLILLGATLWARDKKLGVFRVNF from the coding sequence ATCACTACGAATGCGCTACCGAACACCCTTGTCGGCGGGGCATACTCGCAGAACCTGGCGGCAACCGGCGGCACGACACCACATACTTGGTCTGTAGTGTCTGGGTCTTTGCCACCCGGCCTAACACTCAACCCGGCAACCGGAGAAATAACCGGCATACCAACCGCTGGCGGCTCTTATTCATTTACCGTACAAGCGCAAGACAATTACGCCTATATTGATACTCAAGCACTCTCTATCCAAGTAGTGAGTGTACTGACGACCCCTGTGATGGATCCGGCCTCAGACACCGGCGCTTCAAACGCCGATAATATAACACGTGACAATACGCCGACATTTACCGGCAGCTGTACCAATGGTGAAACTATAACGCTTCATGTCGATGGCGTACCTATTACACCGACGCAAGTTTGTACTGGTGGAGCTTATGCAATTACACCAAGCAGTGCAATTGCTGACGGTAACCACACAGTTAGTGCACATTCAAGTGCCGGATTTGCAAGCCCTGGCAGTGTAAGTTTCACAGTTGATACCGTACCGCCAGCTGCTCCTGTTATTACCGGGCCTAGCAGAACTACTAGCACAACACCAGACATCACTGGTACAGGCGAACCCGATACAACAGTTGTATTAACCGACGAAAATGGCAAAGAGGTCTGCACCACCGTAGTAGATAGTTCTGGTAACTGGAAGTGTCGCATTACAGAACCATTACTTCACGGCGTACATGCTTTGCGCGCCACGCTTACGGATAGAGCAGGCAATATTTCACCTCAAAGTGCTGGCTTTACAATAACAGTTTCCTCTGCTGCGCTCGCGGATACAGGGCAGAATATAGGCATTGTAGCTGTTAGCGCCCTGGGCCTTATACTCCTCGGTGCGACCTTGTGGGCTCGTGACAAAAAGCTGGGTGTCTTCAGGGTAAATTTTTAA
- a CDS encoding YggT family protein, with product MQEDKQTTEVRETNTRVGGTNVQRETVSQRTSTPGAIIFKRVVWYITGVIIALLVLRLILLMLAANDTNAFVSFIYGLSGFFAAPFFGIFSYQPTYGQFTFEVSTVVAIIVYALIGWGIAKLATLSRPQGEV from the coding sequence ATGCAAGAAGACAAGCAAACAACCGAAGTGCGAGAAACAAACACCCGCGTGGGCGGGACGAACGTTCAGCGTGAAACGGTAAGTCAGCGCACCAGTACGCCGGGCGCGATAATCTTTAAACGAGTGGTGTGGTATATCACAGGCGTCATCATTGCTTTATTAGTACTGCGACTCATCCTGCTTATGCTTGCGGCTAATGATACAAATGCCTTCGTTAGCTTCATTTATGGATTGAGTGGTTTCTTTGCTGCTCCATTTTTCGGCATTTTTAGTTACCAGCCGACTTATGGCCAGTTTACCTTTGAAGTCAGCACGGTAGTAGCAATTATTGTCTACGCTTTGATTGGGTGGGGTATTGCAAAGCTGGCGACGCTTAGTCGGCCGCAGGGTGAAGTGTAA
- a CDS encoding NUDIX domain-containing protein, translating into MAQCAFAIVKRDDKVLLVQIALPFRHAHSWNFPGGVIEDGEAIEAGLVREVFEESRIHCRINRYVILLPSPLQVMKFLFMMPPLLPASYNHKKKRF; encoded by the coding sequence ATGGCTCAATGCGCATTTGCAATAGTAAAAAGAGATGATAAAGTACTGCTGGTACAAATAGCACTGCCGTTTCGCCACGCACACTCGTGGAACTTCCCTGGTGGCGTTATTGAAGACGGCGAAGCGATCGAAGCTGGCCTTGTTCGCGAAGTATTTGAAGAATCGCGCATTCACTGCCGTATAAATCGTTACGTGATACTTTTGCCTTCCCCGCTTCAGGTGATGAAATTTTTATTTATGATGCCACCTTTATTGCCGGCGAGCTACAACCACAAGAAGAAGAGATTTTAG
- a CDS encoding ElyC/SanA/YdcF family protein has product MPVQTVAIVLGVCPKDNQLPPQVHACLERAIDLFDNHEVNSIAVLGGMGHAAKHQSRPEAEMMKDFLILHGVAKQHIITRSTPVTTPEALWEVRSLRGPAARLITIPEKRERIAYLAQKIVGDILKLKVEAIDYILKPGDPDDIRHEEYLLYEAKAILGDMTPGDGETFKQRYSFKHHVWTSVVETLRAEGKL; this is encoded by the coding sequence ATGCCTGTTCAGACTGTTGCGATTGTGCTCGGTGTTTGTCCGAAAGACAACCAATTGCCGCCTCAGGTGCACGCCTGCCTCGAACGTGCAATCGACCTATTTGATAATCACGAGGTAAACTCAATTGCGGTGCTTGGCGGCATGGGACATGCCGCCAAGCACCAGTCGCGCCCTGAGGCCGAGATGATGAAGGACTTTCTTATCTTGCACGGAGTCGCCAAGCAGCATATCATCACTCGCTCTACACCAGTGACCACCCCCGAAGCTTTGTGGGAAGTACGCAGTCTGCGTGGGCCAGCTGCCAGGTTGATTACTATTCCAGAGAAGCGCGAGCGTATTGCGTATCTGGCGCAGAAGATCGTTGGCGATATTCTGAAACTGAAGGTAGAAGCAATTGATTACATCTTGAAGCCAGGTGATCCCGATGACATTCGGCACGAAGAGTATTTGCTTTATGAAGCAAAAGCTATTCTTGGCGATATGACACCTGGTGATGGAGAAACTTTCAAACAGCGCTATTCATTCAAACATCATGTCTGGACAAGCGTGGTAGAAACGCTTCGGGCTGAAGGCAAGCTGTAA
- a CDS encoding Pr6Pr family membrane protein — protein sequence MQKYSAVIAVRLVIGGITLLAIIMQAVFLQQQGVLNLVNYLSYFTNLSNVLAATIFIFSAFYLARNRAPSLKDDLIRGAATLYMIITGLVYLTLLINEDLGLLMPWVNIVTHIIMPLAAISDWLYRPPRNSLRSSQIFLWLIFPCLYLIYTLVRGAVVGWYPYPFLIPNGNDYSVVAVYCAAILAAFFVVGWLLVLTGKMRRTTASQK from the coding sequence ATGCAGAAGTATTCAGCGGTGATAGCCGTTCGGCTCGTAATCGGCGGTATAACATTACTGGCGATTATTATGCAGGCGGTATTTCTGCAGCAGCAGGGTGTGTTGAACCTTGTAAACTATCTCAGCTATTTCACAAATTTAAGTAACGTTCTAGCGGCGACAATCTTTATTTTTAGCGCTTTCTATCTTGCAAGAAATCGCGCACCTTCACTGAAGGATGATCTTATCCGCGGAGCAGCTACCCTCTACATGATCATCACTGGCTTAGTCTATCTCACTTTGCTGATCAACGAGGACCTGGGCTTACTGATGCCGTGGGTAAATATTGTTACTCACATAATTATGCCGCTGGCGGCAATTAGCGACTGGCTGTACCGGCCGCCACGCAACTCACTACGCTCAAGCCAAATCTTTCTCTGGCTCATTTTTCCCTGCTTGTATCTTATCTATACACTGGTGCGCGGCGCTGTGGTTGGCTGGTATCCGTATCCGTTCTTAATTCCAAACGGAAACGACTACAGCGTGGTGGCGGTTTATTGCGCGGCGATTCTCGCTGCCTTTTTCGTGGTTGGCTGGTTACTGGTTTTAACTGGCAAGATGCGGCGCACCACGGCTTCACAAAAATAA
- the galE gene encoding UDP-glucose 4-epimerase GalE: MTILVTGGAGYIGSHTSLELLQSGHEVVIVDNFSNSQPEAVRRIEALTGKTIRVYRGDVQNKPLLTRLFNDASIDAVIHFAGLKAVGESVQQPLLYYQVNLGTTLALCEVMQAQGVKKLLFSSSATVYGTAPGLPWTENTPTGRGISHPYGKTKYLIEQFLSDLVESDPSWAVTCLRYFNPIGAHESGDIGEDPRGIPNNLMPYITQVAVGKRDKLHIFGGDYDTPDGTAIRDYIHVVDVAKGHVAALKHLQKGMHAYNLGSGKGVSVLEAVRAFEKASGRAVPYEIVARRPGDLAMFYADASKAQKELGWRTEKSFEDACRDAWRWQSQNPDGFRPVPTAHLNSHSE; the protein is encoded by the coding sequence ATGACGATTCTGGTCACTGGCGGCGCAGGCTACATTGGGTCACATACTTCATTAGAGCTACTGCAGTCGGGTCATGAAGTAGTTATTGTAGATAATTTCTCGAACAGCCAGCCCGAGGCAGTGCGGCGTATTGAAGCGCTTACCGGAAAAACCATTCGCGTGTATAGAGGCGATGTTCAAAACAAACCACTGCTCACGCGCCTTTTTAACGATGCCTCGATCGATGCTGTGATTCACTTTGCCGGCCTCAAGGCCGTGGGCGAATCCGTGCAGCAGCCACTGCTGTATTACCAGGTCAATCTTGGGACAACTCTTGCTTTATGTGAGGTCATGCAAGCGCAAGGTGTTAAAAAGCTCCTATTTAGCTCTTCGGCAACCGTGTATGGCACCGCTCCCGGACTTCCCTGGACAGAAAACACACCTACCGGTCGGGGCATTAGTCACCCCTATGGCAAAACCAAGTATTTGATCGAACAGTTCCTAAGTGACCTCGTTGAAAGTGACCCTTCGTGGGCAGTCACGTGCCTAAGATACTTCAACCCGATTGGTGCTCACGAAAGCGGCGACATTGGCGAAGACCCGCGTGGTATTCCAAATAATTTGATGCCGTACATCACCCAAGTGGCGGTTGGAAAGCGCGACAAACTGCACATCTTTGGCGGCGACTACGACACGCCCGACGGCACGGCTATTCGCGATTACATTCATGTGGTTGATGTAGCAAAAGGTCACGTCGCAGCGCTTAAACACTTGCAAAAAGGTATGCACGCATACAATTTAGGCTCAGGAAAAGGCGTTTCGGTGCTTGAAGCCGTGCGAGCATTTGAAAAAGCCTCTGGGCGGGCCGTACCCTACGAGATCGTTGCCCGGCGTCCTGGAGACTTAGCGATGTTTTATGCTGACGCCTCCAAAGCCCAAAAAGAGCTTGGCTGGCGCACCGAAAAGAGTTTTGAAGACGCCTGTCGCGACGCTTGGCGCTGGCAATCGCAGAACCCTGACGGCTTTCGTCCCGTGCCGACTGCGCACTTAAATTCTCACTCAGAATAG
- a CDS encoding DUF5668 domain-containing protein — translation MAQKRNSDKNDSLVWGIILVALGVIFLLQELFNIEIFSQIWQFWPVALIVFGVILIVNNRRS, via the coding sequence ATGGCACAAAAGCGCAATAGTGACAAAAATGATAGCTTAGTTTGGGGAATAATTTTAGTAGCCCTGGGGGTCATTTTTCTACTGCAAGAATTATTTAATATCGAGATTTTTAGCCAAATTTGGCAGTTCTGGCCAGTCGCCTTGATTGTTTTTGGGGTTATACTGATTGTTAATAACCGTCGATCTTGA